The Achromobacter spanius genome includes the window GCACGTCGTATCCGGACAATATGCGCGAGCAGGGCGTCTACACGCCTTACGCGGGCCTGGTCTACGACCTGACGCCTACCTTGTCGGCATACGCCAGCTACACCAGCATCTTCCAGCCGCAGCAGGCGCAGAACGTATCGGGCGGCGTGCTGGAACCCATCAAGGGCAATACCTACGAGATCGGCCTGAAGTCGACGTGGCTGGATGGCCAACTGAACGGGTCGCTGGCCTTGTTCCGCACGCGCCAGGACAACTACGCCATGATCGACGGCGACAAGCTGGCGCCCAATGGCGACAGCGCTTACGTGGCCGCCGATGGCGCGGTGATGCGCGGCGTTGAAGCCGAGCTCAGCGGCGAGCTGACCCCGGGATGGCAGATGCAGTTGTCGTATGCCTATGTGGACCGCCGGCTGCCGCAAGGCTTCATCACGCAGGTGGGCCTGCCGCGCCACATCGCCAAGCTGTACACCACCTATCGCCTGCCGGGGGACCTGAGCGGGCTGACGGTGGGCGGCGGCGTGCGTTGGGAAAGCGGCAGCGACTATTCCATGCGTGGCCCGGGCGGGCAACAGTTTGAATCGTCACAAAGCGGCTATGCGCTGGTGGACCTGATGGCCCGCTACCAGTTCAACCGCCAATGGTCGGCGACCTTGAACCTGAACAACATCTTCGACAAGAAGTACTACGCCAGCACCAACGTCTACAGCAATTACTACGGCGCACCGTTCAGCGCCATGCTTGGTGTGAACTACAAGTATTGACCCATGCGTTCGGCACGGCGGCGTAGGCGGCCGTGCCGGACGCAGGGGCGTCCTTTCTCCAAGCAGGGAAGGGTAGCTCGCTGCGCTTACCCCTTCCTTTTGCGCGGCTTGCTCGCCACGTAGTGTTCGCCCCAGGACTTCATCGCTTCCAGTGTCGGAGCCAGTGTGGTTCCAAGCGCCGTCAGCGTGTATTCCACCCGTGGCGGCACTTCGGCAAACACTTCACGGCTGACAATGCCGCTAGCCTCAAGCTCGCGCAGTTGCAAGGTCAACGAGCGCTGCGTGACCCCGCCGATCAGCTTTTTCAGCTCACCAAAACGCTTGGTTCCGCTCAGCAGGTAGTGAATGATCAAGGGCTTCCATTTGCCGCCCGCGATGTGGACGGTGATTTCTACCGCGCATCGGTATTGATCGAGCTTGCCTTGGGCCATAGATGCTCCATTAGTACCCGTAAAGTCGAAATAGTATAGTTTTTATCCTTAGGTATAAATAATGTGCCTACTTGTTAAAAAGGCACTGGATTTTGATAATGCCGGCTGACGGAAGGAATGCCTTCCAAGCCGGAGAACAAATCCATGAGAGCCGCTTTTTACGAACGTCAAGGCCCCGCCGATGAGGTGCTTTGCGTCGCTGAACTACCCATTCCCCAACCCGGCCCCGGTGAAGTCCGGGTGCGCGTGCACGTGTCGGGGCTGAACCCCACTGACCTCAAGGCCCGCACCGGGTTTTCGTCCGCGATGCCGTACTCGCGGATCATTCCGCATCAGGACGGCGCGGGCGTCATTGATGCCGTTGGCGATTCGGAAGAGGAAAATCGGCTGGGCCAGCGGGTATGGATCTACGAGGCACAGTACGGCAGGCCGACAGGAACCGCGGCCGAATATGTGGTGGTGCCGTCGGCGCAAGCCGTGCCACTACCCGACAACGTGTCGTTCGACGTCGGGGCATCCCTGGGCATTCCGGCGTTGACGGCCCATCGCTGTCTTTTTGCCGATGGTGATATCCAGGGCAAGAATGTACTGGTGCAGGGCGGGGCGGGCGTGGTCGGCACCGCCGCCATCCTCCTGGCAAAGTGGGCGGGCGCGTGGGTCGCGGCCACCGTCATGAACGAAGCGCAAGCCGCCATCGCCCGCGCGGCGGGTGCCGACCTGGTGCTGGACCGCCTGAATGACGATGTTGCGGCGGCAATCAACGCAAGCACCGGCAACGCGGGCGTGGACCGCATCGTCGATGTCAACGTGAAGGCAAACCTGGATATCGACATGGCGTGCCTCGCGCCTGGGGGCGTCATCAGTTCCTACGCGATGACGCATGCCACCGACACGCTCACGCTGCCGCTGTTAAGCGCGATGGTGCATGGCTGCGTGCTGCGATTCGTGTACATCTATTCGGTGCCCGTGGCGGCGAAAGTCCAGGCGATCAGCGACATCAACGCCTGCCTGGCCAGCGGCAACTATGCGCCGCATATCGGCATGAGGGTCGAGCTGGAGAAGATCGCCGACGCCCACAACGCGCTGGAATCGGCATCGGTCATGGGCAAGGTACTGATCGCTTTGTGAGCGGGAGGTCGTCGTTGATTGAGCCGCCTTGGAGCGGCTTCGATTCCATCATTCCACCAAGCCGGGCCTTCTATTCACTTGCCTAGAGCGTCGCCACCGATCTTCCTGGCCGTCAACGTCACGGTGAAGAACTCGCTGCGCTTGTCGGCTGGAACGGTGTCGAGCTGTGTGCTCCCGTAGTCGGTATGTTGCCTCTGCTCGAAGCTGGGGCAATACCCTTTCCAGAAATAGCGCGTCTGTGTGCCGGCCGCGAGCACTTGTTGCGCAGGCAGGGCGGCTACAAAGCGCGTATTAGCACGGTCCGCCCGCGCCCTCACCGCGACGCGCGCTTCTGTCAATGCTCAATGGCATACCCCGCGCCCGTAATAGTCCTCGTCTTGCTGCATGTCGGCATACACGGTGCCCACGTACTCGGTGGCGGATATACGGGAAAGGCGGAACGGTTCGTGGCTGGACAATGTCGGCACGTGGCCGGACAAGGCGTTGGATTTTTCACAGCGGGCGCCGTTGCTGGCGTCGAACTGCACAGTGCCCTCTACTACCGTAAACGGCGATCTGCCGTCGGCTGCGCTTGAGAGATCCGTGGCATTGGCAAGCGTCAGGCGAACTTCGTATGCCTGTGTCGGAGCGCGATTTAGCTTGCGCAACGCGGGCTTGGGCGCGTTGGAGGTGGCGTCAAGCTGGTTCAGGGTCTCGGCGTGGGTTGGCCCGTAGATGGCAGCGGCCAGAAGCGCCAACGCCGGCAGTGCATGACGCAAGGCAGGCGCCGAAATGCATCGCGGGGAGGAGGGGAGGAAGGGGCACTGTCGACGCGAAGAAAACAGCCAATAACGTTCAAATTTGTCGCCATGCGCTCCGTTTTGCGCATGTCGCCTCGAACGCATGGCAAGCCGTCATGGGCGGCACATCCTCTGCCGCTTTTCCGACTCACCAGTCGTATCAATAACCGGTTGATAGAGGCCGAACACCCTTTCGTCAATGTGATAGACATAGAAACACTCGCTCTTATACAGATTTCGACCATTGCTGGCGTCGATGATTTCGATCGTTAGGAAATAGTCTGGAGCTGAGATGTAGGCAAGTGGATGGGTCTTTACAGCACCCGCATGTGCATCCAGGGTCAGCGTGTGCCTGAAGCTGTTTTTTCCAACGTCGGATTTGCTAAGGCTAATCACTTGTGACTCGTAGTCGCAAGGCATGAAGAGTGGACGCCCGTTTATTCCCTTTATGCACCCCATATTGGTATGCGCGCGCAAAAAATACTGTAGGTTCGTTTTGCTGGTATTTGCTACCTCCAGCTCAACCGGCATGCTTCCTTCATTAACTGTGGACAGCGGTAGTGCGCCCGGCTGAACTAAAACTGCGCGGTCGTAATCGCTGTCGTGCTGGGACCAAGATACGTACAAGGCGGCGCCGCTGATCACAAGCGACAGGAAAGCCAATGCGGCGGTGATGAAATTATGGGTTCGCTGATTCATATGATGACTAGCTAGATCTGCGCGACTGCACTTGGCCGCGAGCTGTCCTTGTCGAAAGATCGAGGACGACCCTAAGTGACCCTTCGAGTTTGCAGGAAGCGGACGTTTCCTTGCTCTCTGTGTTGCTGCGCCATCTCCGTTTCTCCGTCCGCTACACAGAAATTGGAATCTTAGAACTTCGGCAGAGTTGTTGCTTTTTCCCACCGCATCGCTATCGCGAATGCTCGATGTCTGAGACGCTGAGAAAACGCACGCTGGCGAGAGATCTTCAGGAGCAGAGCGGCAATCTCTGCGTCAATGGAAAGTCCTTCGTCAAGCCAAGCCAGTGCCAGCTGAGGCCAATATTCAGTGGGCCACGCAAGACCAGCGATCACAATTGCTCGGGCGTGAGGGCCGCCAAGAGGCAACTGGTTCATAGGCTGTTCAAGATGGATCACTAGCTCAGATGGATTCATCGGTAGTTCGGTAGGTGTGACTTTCTCAAAAACGGACAAAGTCAGATTGTTGGAGGCCGAAATCAGCATTAGGTTGACGGGGGCGCTGCCGCTGACCGTGGTAGCCAAGGAAGTCACGCATCTCGTTAGTTCGGCTCTCGCCACCCGCAACCTTCCAGAAGCGGTGCTCGCCTAACACCGGCTCGAGATACTTGATCAACTCCTTTGGCTTCCCACCCTGAGCCGCCGTCTAGCCAAAGTCACCAAGATTGTCATTTGGCTTTGATCTCCTGCGGCTCGAGTTTCGCCGATGCTGACGAAAGTGGGTCAATTTTCAAGCGCCGTTGACAGCTATTTCTCTGGTGCAAGCACCTGCAGGCGTTGCTGGATGTTGGCGATCTTTTGCTGGTTGGCAAAGATGGCCTGTTCCTTGGCGGTCAACTCCGCTACGACGTTCTCGATCGTCTTGATCTGCGGCGCAAACGTATCGAGTAGCTTGTCGTCATCGGAGAGCAGGTCGTAAATCGACTTGAAGCTCTGTTTGATGATTTTTCCGATGTCCGCTTTGCAATCGCTCAGCTCCTTTTCGAGCTCGCTTTCCTTGTACGCGCTGTACAAGTCCGCGCCGACCGAAAACGCCGCTCCAGCGGGACCGGCCCACTTCGAAATGCTGCCGGCGAGGTTGCTGGCCTGCCAGGGCTTGAACTTGAAGACAAAGCCAGACACGCTGGCCAGCGCGTCACGTGCGAGGAAAATCGTGGACTTGATCGCCTCAGGGTTGATCTTGGACAGCCCTTTTAGCACGTTGCCAGCCGCCTTGAGTGAGCCTTCCGCGTAGGTTTCGAAGAAGCTTTGGCTTGAGTGTAGCTGTCGCTTGATGTCGTCAGAAATGCGGTGTGTCACGGCGGACGATTGTTCGAAGAACCGATCGATGGCCTGCTTGATATTCAGATTCAACTTGTAGCCCACGCCATCTTCGGTGTAGCCCAGCTCGTCCTCCAGATAGGGGCGGATCTCGTTCAGCGCGAGCGGCCGCAGCTTGCTCATTAGCAGGTTCTCCATGCCCTGCAGTTCGCGTGTCAACTCGGCGGCTAGCCGTTTGATCTCGGCGCGACCGGAGAGAATGTCTTGAGAGAAACGCCGGGTCTGTTCCTGGTTTTGCTCGGCGAACACGCCCAAAGTGTCCAGTTGCTGTGCGACCGCAGTGGTGCGCTGCTTGACTAGGTCACGCACGACATCGAGGCCCGTCTTGGCCGACAGCACGGCGGGAACATTGGCTGTTAGGACCTCGTTGGTCGCCGCCTTCAGGGCGTTGATGCGAGAGCGCGCTTCGTAAATCTCGGGCTTGCCGAACCAGAACGGCAGGCCGCGTCCATTGGGGTCGGAAGCGACGCAGATGATGTTCAGCCGTTCGAGTTCGGTGGTATCGAGATCGGCGCTGCGCTGCAATTTCTCCTTGAGGTTGTTGCGCTTGATCATGGCCTGTTCGTCGAACATGGCCGGTTCGGTCAAATCTGCTACTTCGTCCATCTTGTTGATGACGAAGACGATGGACGAAAGCTTGTTGAGGTCGCGCAGCAGCCAGCGGACGATTTCCTTGTGGCTATCCTTGAGCGGATTGGTCGCGTCAACCACGTACAGAATCAAATGCGCTTCAGAGATGTAGCGCTTGGTGAGGTCCTGGTAGAGGACTTGTTCGCCATCGATTTCCCTTTCTTTGTCCCCGAACAAGCCCGGCGTGTCGACGATCTCACACTGGCCAGGCAGGCCCTCGGGTTTGTAAATGGCGAGGCGGTCCGAGGACTCGTCCATCGATATTTTCATGTCGTCCATGACGCGGCCCAACCAGCCAGCAATCACGCTTGTTTTGCCGTCCGAGAATGCGCCCAGCAAGGCAATCCGTAGCACATCCGATTCCACGGCTTCGATGGCGGTAATGATTTTTTCGAGGTCAGCCTGCACATCGACTTCCATCTCGCCTAGTTCAGTGATGATGGCATGAAGGTCGCGCAACGCTTGGACGGTAGCCTGCTTTCCTGTTTCAAACTGATTGAATGGTTCCATGTTCCATGTGCTCCATTTTTTCTTCCAGATGACACATCGCGGCAATCTGCCGCGATAAGATTTCGATAGGTGCAGCGAGATTCTCGTGTAGCGCGTCGATGCGCTGTTGCAAGGGAACGATCAACGTGTGCTTGATGTTCTTCAGTTGCGTTTCGGTGTAGTTGACACTGCCAGCCAGCGCTTCGGCACGAGCTTCTTCGATTTTTTTGTGGGCAGCTGACTGGGCCTTACGTACGCGGGCACTGCGGGTAGTGAAAAGGCTGAGCAGGCCAAGCAGTAGCCCGACTGCCGCGCCGATGGCACCACCAATTAGCGTTCCAATAACAGGGATGGCAGATCCTATCGCTGCACCCGTCGAGGCATAGCTGCCGATCTTGAATGCAAATGCGCCGTAGTCGCGAGTCTTGAGGCCGCCGCCGATGTCCTCCAGCTTGTCGCCGAAGTGGATATTCGGCTTGCCGAGCGACAACTCCTCTTGGTACTCGATGCGTTGCACGTCCTGAGCCAGGCGCATCAGGGCGTCGTGCATACTGTCGTTAAGCGTGTCAATGCAGCGCTTCACCAGGGCTTGATACGCCATGTCCGTGCTGGCCTGCCTGGCTTTGGCGGCGCGGGTGATCTTGTCCGAGATCTGCTTGGCTTCGCCGAGGTTATCGTCGATGATGATCTCGGCGTCTCCGGTCAGGTCGTTGTAAAGGCCGTCGATAAGGTTGCGGGTGCCGGCTTTCAGACTGCGTGAAAATGAGGCAGCGGCTTTATCAAACGCTGCCCGGCACTTGTCGAATTCGGGGGCGCTTCTGTCCAGGTAGGCCTGATACTGTTGCAAGGCTTCTTGCAGCTCGTGGAGGTTTTGTCCCAGCAGTTCGCGCAGCTTGCGCTTGTTGCTTTCGACGATATCTTGCTTGAACGTGGCCCGCTTGACGTCGATCGCTTGGGCGATATCCTGGACGCCGCTGAACGCGAGCATGCTGGCTGCTGAACCGAAGTGCTTGCGGTAGTTACGTTGTTGGACGACTAGATCGCGGTCACGCGACGGGTGGATGCTAGTGCGACCATGCATGTCGTAGGCCAGAGCCGAGAAGGCGAGGAGGCCTTGCACGCAATGGCCATCCAGCAGGGTGTTCTCGGGCAGGACGTTCTTGAGTACGTCAGTGGTTTGTTTGAGCGAATTCGAATCCGCAAGCCGGACCCGGTCTTCGTCGAACTCATAGGCATCAGCGTTTCCACGTACGTTGATTAGCGGATAAACCTGCGTACCGTAGCGTAGATAACTACGAATTTTCTTGGCGGTGCCTTGCTCGGGTTTCTTGTTGGTGCCGTTGACATAGAAGACCAGATGCGCTTGCGCGACTGCTTCACGAATGAAGCCGGTGTACTTGAGTTCGTCGCCTTCTATTCCTGGCACGTCAACTAAGACGAAGGTCTTGCCATCGCGTTGGAGCGTATAGCTGGTATTTCCCTGGGTGAAGTCGGCCTTGCCGGTGCCGATGATCTGGCCATCCACGCGGGTAGCCAGCGTATGCCGAGCACATTGCTCGCGCAGGCCAGCCAGGATGGTGGGCAGGGTCTGCGTGGCCACGGCCACCGTCGTTGCGAGCAATGGCCGCTCGGCGGGGATTTTCTGCGCTATCTGGCCATGATTGACGGAGCCTTGCATGTCAACTCCAGATCAGCAGGCCTGCACCGGCCAGCAGCAACCCTGCCATCAGCCCCAGGGCGGCCGCGAGCAGGCGTTGGCGTTGTACACGTGCTGATATCGCCTCTTGTTCGAGGGCAAGGCGGGCATCGGCTTCTGTCTGCAGAATCTCATGCTTCGTCGAGGCGGCTTCGCGCTCGAGCTCTAAGCGCGCCTCGGATTCGGCTTGCATAATGGCTTCAAGTCTGCGGGTCCCGGTTCGGATGAAATCCAGCTCCTCGGCATAGGCGGCGACGATTTGCTGCAGGTCGTCGACGATCAGTGTCGCCTGCTTAGCCAAGCTCGCCTCGAATGCCTGGAGATCGCGCTGGTTTTGCTCTATCAGTTGCCGGCGGGAAGTCTCGTCCAGCAGGATGCGCAGAGATTCGATCAGTGTACTTTTGCCGGCGTTGGTCTCTCCGAAGAAGGCGATCGTAAATTGGTCCCATTCGGTATTGGACTTGAGCAGGTCGAGTTCCCGGCTAAAGCGGTCTTGCATATGGCGCAGCCGGAGTGTCAATCCGCTCAATTCTCTCTCACCCTGCGTGTCCTCGATCTTAAGCTGATTGAGATCGCTGATGGCGCCAGCGATGTTCTGCGAGATGTCCTGGTAGAGCCTGTCAAATGCTTGTGCTGCGTTCATCGTGTAGCGGATAGAAGTGTGTTGTAAGCGCCAGATGGAAGGCGCGTTGTCTTTCACTATCATCCGCTCCTGGCCGGAAGCAGCGTTCAGTGACGAACTGCTGCCGAACTAGAGCAGACGACCACTAATGGCCAAGCTAATCCGCCGGTAGACGGCGGGTCAGCTTGATTGCAAATTCAGCCGCGAGACAAAATCAACTTTCCCCCGGCATTAGAAACAACTTTGTACTTGCGCAAGGAGTTGAGGGCTCCTACACCACCAGCAGCGACTGCGATACTGACTGCGGACAAAGCGGCAGGGAGCCCAAGCACTGTGACGGCACCTGCGCCAACGAGCCCGCTGACTGGCGCACCAGCCCCGCTAGTGCCTAAAGTGATAGCTACTGCAATACCAATTGCACCGATCGCGATGATCCAAGCAACCGAGCCTGTCGCTTTAATTTTTAGAACTTT containing:
- a CDS encoding LeoA/HP0731 family dynamin-like GTPase — its product is MEPFNQFETGKQATVQALRDLHAIITELGEMEVDVQADLEKIITAIEAVESDVLRIALLGAFSDGKTSVIAGWLGRVMDDMKISMDESSDRLAIYKPEGLPGQCEIVDTPGLFGDKEREIDGEQVLYQDLTKRYISEAHLILYVVDATNPLKDSHKEIVRWLLRDLNKLSSIVFVINKMDEVADLTEPAMFDEQAMIKRNNLKEKLQRSADLDTTELERLNIICVASDPNGRGLPFWFGKPEIYEARSRINALKAATNEVLTANVPAVLSAKTGLDVVRDLVKQRTTAVAQQLDTLGVFAEQNQEQTRRFSQDILSGRAEIKRLAAELTRELQGMENLLMSKLRPLALNEIRPYLEDELGYTEDGVGYKLNLNIKQAIDRFFEQSSAVTHRISDDIKRQLHSSQSFFETYAEGSLKAAGNVLKGLSKINPEAIKSTIFLARDALASVSGFVFKFKPWQASNLAGSISKWAGPAGAAFSVGADLYSAYKESELEKELSDCKADIGKIIKQSFKSIYDLLSDDDKLLDTFAPQIKTIENVVAELTAKEQAIFANQQKIANIQQRLQVLAPEK
- a CDS encoding winged helix-turn-helix transcriptional regulator; the encoded protein is MAQGKLDQYRCAVEITVHIAGGKWKPLIIHYLLSGTKRFGELKKLIGGVTQRSLTLQLRELEASGIVSREVFAEVPPRVEYTLTALGTTLAPTLEAMKSWGEHYVASKPRKRKG
- a CDS encoding NADPH:quinone reductase, translating into MRAAFYERQGPADEVLCVAELPIPQPGPGEVRVRVHVSGLNPTDLKARTGFSSAMPYSRIIPHQDGAGVIDAVGDSEEENRLGQRVWIYEAQYGRPTGTAAEYVVVPSAQAVPLPDNVSFDVGASLGIPALTAHRCLFADGDIQGKNVLVQGGAGVVGTAAILLAKWAGAWVAATVMNEAQAAIARAAGADLVLDRLNDDVAAAINASTGNAGVDRIVDVNVKANLDIDMACLAPGGVISSYAMTHATDTLTLPLLSAMVHGCVLRFVYIYSVPVAAKVQAISDINACLASGNYAPHIGMRVELEKIADAHNALESASVMGKVLIAL